One stretch of bacterium DNA includes these proteins:
- a CDS encoding carboxypeptidase regulatory-like domain-containing protein: MLPVNGLSLVTSDPAARPVFGHTLPTPPIMMRETVTTRQASGPDPDDNLTPSATGTTEAYPNASPGSTQNRIVFCSNGEDADANGQIDATLPTDPDYDIWIMRSDGSEQYKIRDIAGDQVDPVYDPGGRLICFASKVSGVWQIFTLEVADPTIVTQITTGAGNKRHPTWSPDSNYIAFQSDVNGNWDIYKIISTGAADPVQLTPGATNDSDPAWSTDGKVIAFTRENAGISRIYSVTPDAADVEQLSDGDEQATVNDKQPAWRQNSTEIAFASDRPVDGNDTTPDFNIWTMGQAGEANGAATTLVSNTAPGNQDTADDTDPTWTLEIDSTPMRICFTSTRAGSSDIWAMQQDDQVPPLLTALPTVVNRLAAAGDDVTISVPVYDKASNIQQVMAYIKDPDQKEYLVTSDESFDVNYNDGERWLETDCTRVGQCELFDDNGDGTFEGTWTTEAVAGGKDYIIDIMVTDDSGNSLTYDDVYGFSTHMFSPTHNILFVDDYCEGQSFLALLGWNNDYCAAYPVESYYTYNPSTYPTMAGMIDYDTISDCYANCEYDTWRILCRGAVPASVYQYYLPTIEYQLDPAKLDEEGSLGVTADRAVPVADRAVVWATPHTGDVWIADGGIMDASTQAAVASFVQRGGRLFICGEDLAWALTMNGTRTNTFLANTLRANFVSDNISGNVSLWLNFLGKTWRIQNTSLGFGLTGLANDVVAQDAWGAAGGHAGDLEELGNWLASCDDPIPINSSWNFMPPPSGTPQSDFHDCSDWSMRPDAIEANGSIKIYGATAGNNTSNFNGLTVGVRYADASINGGTVVYLSAGFEQFNRGYHTSSQVTGAHCRNARSHLMHNALCWARTGGFQGKVLSISDGGQPINDPAPIVSALDNGEVVYAVRCQTDGTYIMQGLAPGHYVLEATRPGYEIDHHDAQYVHGGQIPRTVDFTTKRAQPGAVTGKVTSAATGDPLAGVTVAIAVPDDYTGTVPTLPSSVKTGADGSYTLGSIPEGNYVVTADGTAILYGKKSQDVTVNAGDTTTADFQLDAADGKLEVTVTDAETTDKIRNAAVAIVSAASETTTIYTDDAGFASQDLAPGTYTVTASASGYQASASQTVTIAPAATETLAFALQPQPGGSIVGRVVTSGSGSFVSGVTIHVFFGEEEIASTTTSGSVVKTISGVQYNYEIADVDTGTVTVTAEASGFTPTPASRTVQIESGVTATGVNFAMDSLHTFPTGLQLVSFPWDYSGEDPQDLLGLTSSTWKMATWQTGLQSYAMYPEAPADHFRIGTGYWMNLSAKAELSQEGLAAEDPVTLPLDSGWNLIGCPYQKQIDIYTAKVKEGGTTYTLQQALSEGIVGSSLYVYVLGGYQTVGVLSPYTGYWLKTNAPCSLILSESSGALAAGTKVAQTTPEVSSGWLLRLKTKVGEMQDTATYLGWASGATDGCDFALDEFKPPAPTMGPYVYTAIDNRDWTKNPGDYAVDVRPSGISSTWDLTVYTNQVGARVALTWDDLSSLPNTVRPVLTDTLTGRRVYMRTSTGFVFEASNQPRKLTLTVSAAGVGQLTISPQVAAQTSAGVAISYTLSRPASVEANITNIAGRQIRQITTAAAQTAGVNTLLWDGRDKRGLRVPSGRYLVTVTARTESGQECRAVLPLSIQSR; the protein is encoded by the coding sequence TTGCTGCCTGTCAACGGGCTGAGCCTGGTAACCAGCGATCCGGCGGCCCGCCCTGTCTTCGGCCATACGCTCCCCACCCCCCCGATCATGATGCGGGAGACGGTGACGACCCGGCAGGCCTCGGGGCCTGACCCGGACGACAACCTCACCCCCAGCGCCACCGGCACGACCGAGGCGTACCCGAACGCTTCTCCCGGCTCGACGCAGAACCGGATTGTCTTCTGCAGCAACGGGGAGGACGCGGACGCCAACGGCCAGATTGACGCGACTCTGCCCACCGACCCCGACTACGACATCTGGATCATGCGTTCAGATGGTAGCGAGCAGTACAAGATCAGGGACATAGCCGGCGACCAGGTGGACCCGGTCTATGATCCCGGTGGCCGCCTGATCTGCTTTGCCAGCAAGGTCAGCGGCGTCTGGCAGATCTTCACGCTGGAAGTCGCCGATCCCACGATCGTCACCCAGATCACCACTGGCGCAGGCAACAAGCGCCACCCCACCTGGTCTCCCGACAGCAACTACATCGCGTTCCAGAGCGATGTGAACGGGAACTGGGACATCTACAAGATCATCTCCACCGGCGCCGCCGACCCGGTGCAACTCACTCCCGGAGCAACCAACGACAGCGATCCGGCCTGGTCTACGGACGGCAAGGTCATCGCCTTCACGCGTGAGAACGCGGGCATCAGCCGCATCTACAGCGTCACGCCTGACGCCGCCGACGTCGAGCAGCTCAGCGATGGCGATGAGCAGGCGACGGTCAACGACAAGCAACCAGCGTGGCGCCAGAACAGCACGGAGATCGCCTTCGCCTCCGACCGCCCGGTTGACGGGAACGACACTACCCCGGACTTCAACATCTGGACGATGGGCCAGGCGGGCGAAGCCAACGGGGCCGCCACGACGCTCGTCTCCAACACCGCGCCGGGCAATCAAGATACCGCAGACGACACCGATCCGACGTGGACGCTGGAGATCGACTCCACGCCGATGCGCATCTGCTTCACCTCCACGCGGGCTGGCTCATCGGACATCTGGGCGATGCAGCAGGACGATCAGGTTCCGCCGCTGCTGACCGCGCTGCCGACGGTAGTGAACCGTCTGGCGGCGGCCGGCGATGATGTGACCATCTCCGTGCCGGTCTACGACAAGGCCAGCAACATCCAGCAGGTCATGGCGTACATCAAGGACCCGGACCAGAAGGAATACCTGGTCACGTCGGACGAGTCCTTCGACGTCAACTACAACGACGGCGAGCGCTGGCTGGAGACCGACTGCACGCGGGTGGGGCAGTGCGAGTTGTTTGACGACAACGGGGACGGAACGTTCGAGGGCACGTGGACGACCGAGGCGGTCGCGGGTGGCAAAGACTACATCATTGACATCATGGTGACGGATGACTCCGGCAACTCGCTGACCTACGACGATGTCTACGGCTTCTCAACGCACATGTTCTCGCCCACGCATAACATCCTGTTCGTGGACGACTACTGCGAGGGGCAGAGCTTCCTGGCCCTGTTGGGCTGGAACAACGACTACTGCGCCGCGTACCCGGTAGAGAGCTACTACACGTACAACCCCAGCACGTACCCGACGATGGCGGGCATGATTGACTACGACACCATCAGTGACTGCTACGCCAACTGTGAATATGACACCTGGCGCATCCTGTGCCGGGGGGCGGTGCCCGCGAGCGTCTACCAGTACTACCTGCCGACGATCGAGTACCAACTCGACCCCGCCAAGCTCGACGAAGAGGGCAGCCTGGGCGTGACGGCGGATCGCGCCGTGCCGGTGGCGGACCGCGCCGTCGTGTGGGCCACCCCGCACACCGGCGACGTCTGGATCGCTGACGGGGGCATCATGGACGCCTCAACGCAGGCGGCCGTGGCCTCGTTCGTGCAACGCGGGGGGCGTCTGTTTATCTGCGGCGAGGACCTGGCGTGGGCGCTCACGATGAACGGCACACGCACCAACACCTTCCTGGCCAACACGCTCCGGGCCAACTTCGTCTCGGACAACATCAGCGGCAACGTCAGCCTGTGGCTGAACTTCCTGGGGAAGACGTGGCGCATTCAGAACACCTCACTGGGGTTCGGGCTGACCGGCCTCGCCAATGACGTGGTGGCCCAGGACGCCTGGGGCGCCGCCGGGGGCCATGCCGGCGACCTGGAGGAGCTGGGTAACTGGCTCGCCTCCTGCGATGACCCCATACCCATCAACAGTTCCTGGAACTTCATGCCGCCGCCGTCGGGGACGCCGCAGTCGGACTTCCACGACTGCTCGGACTGGTCCATGCGGCCCGATGCCATCGAGGCGAATGGCTCGATCAAGATATATGGCGCCACGGCGGGCAACAACACCAGCAACTTCAACGGCCTCACGGTAGGCGTACGGTATGCCGACGCGAGCATCAATGGCGGTACGGTGGTGTACCTCTCGGCGGGGTTCGAGCAGTTCAACCGGGGGTACCACACCAGCTCGCAAGTCACGGGCGCGCACTGCCGCAACGCGCGCAGCCACCTGATGCACAACGCGCTGTGCTGGGCGCGGACGGGCGGCTTCCAGGGGAAGGTTCTGTCCATCAGCGATGGCGGGCAGCCCATCAACGACCCGGCGCCGATCGTGTCGGCGCTGGACAACGGCGAGGTCGTATACGCAGTGCGCTGCCAGACGGATGGCACGTACATCATGCAGGGCCTGGCGCCGGGGCACTATGTGCTGGAGGCCACGCGACCGGGGTATGAGATTGACCACCATGACGCACAGTACGTCCACGGTGGCCAGATTCCCAGGACCGTGGACTTCACCACCAAGCGCGCGCAGCCGGGGGCTGTCACCGGGAAGGTGACTTCGGCCGCCACCGGCGACCCGCTCGCCGGTGTCACGGTGGCCATCGCCGTGCCGGATGACTACACCGGGACCGTGCCGACGCTGCCGTCTTCGGTCAAGACCGGTGCGGATGGCAGCTACACGCTGGGCTCGATACCCGAGGGCAACTACGTTGTCACTGCCGATGGCACGGCCATTCTGTATGGCAAGAAGAGCCAGGATGTCACGGTCAACGCGGGTGATACGACGACGGCTGATTTCCAGCTCGATGCCGCCGATGGCAAGCTCGAAGTGACTGTCACCGACGCCGAGACCACGGACAAGATCCGCAATGCCGCCGTGGCGATTGTGAGCGCGGCCAGCGAGACCACGACGATCTACACCGACGACGCCGGGTTCGCCAGCCAGGACCTGGCGCCGGGCACCTACACGGTCACGGCCTCGGCGTCCGGCTACCAGGCTTCGGCGTCGCAGACCGTCACGATCGCGCCGGCGGCCACCGAGACGTTGGCCTTCGCGCTGCAGCCGCAGCCGGGCGGGAGCATCGTCGGGCGGGTCGTCACCTCCGGCAGCGGGTCGTTCGTCAGCGGTGTGACCATCCACGTGTTCTTCGGCGAAGAGGAGATCGCGTCCACAACCACCAGTGGCAGCGTCGTGAAGACCATCAGCGGTGTCCAGTACAACTACGAGATCGCCGACGTGGACACCGGAACGGTCACGGTTACGGCCGAGGCCAGCGGGTTCACCCCGACGCCGGCTTCACGCACGGTGCAGATCGAGAGCGGCGTGACGGCAACGGGCGTCAACTTCGCCATGGACAGCCTGCACACGTTCCCGACGGGCCTGCAGCTCGTGTCGTTCCCGTGGGACTACAGCGGCGAGGACCCGCAGGACCTGCTGGGCCTCACGAGCAGCACGTGGAAGATGGCGACGTGGCAGACCGGACTGCAGAGCTACGCGATGTACCCGGAGGCTCCGGCCGACCACTTCCGCATCGGCACGGGCTACTGGATGAACCTGAGCGCCAAGGCGGAGTTGTCGCAGGAGGGGCTGGCGGCGGAAGATCCGGTAACTCTCCCGCTGGACTCGGGTTGGAACCTCATCGGCTGCCCGTACCAGAAGCAGATTGACATCTACACAGCGAAGGTCAAGGAAGGCGGGACGACCTACACGCTGCAGCAGGCCCTGTCCGAGGGTATCGTCGGGTCCTCGCTGTATGTGTATGTGCTGGGCGGCTACCAGACGGTCGGCGTGCTGTCACCGTACACGGGCTACTGGCTGAAGACGAACGCGCCGTGCTCGCTGATCCTCAGCGAGTCGTCGGGAGCCCTCGCGGCCGGGACCAAGGTCGCGCAGACGACGCCCGAGGTGTCCAGCGGGTGGCTGCTGCGCCTGAAGACCAAGGTGGGCGAGATGCAGGACACGGCCACCTATCTCGGGTGGGCGAGCGGGGCGACTGACGGCTGTGACTTCGCTCTCGACGAGTTCAAGCCGCCGGCACCGACAATGGGACCGTACGTGTACACGGCCATTGACAACCGGGACTGGACGAAGAACCCCGGTGACTATGCAGTGGACGTGCGTCCGTCCGGCATCTCCTCGACCTGGGACCTGACGGTGTACACCAATCAGGTGGGCGCGCGCGTGGCCCTGACCTGGGATGACTTGTCGTCCCTGCCGAACACGGTGCGACCCGTGCTGACCGATACGCTGACGGGGCGTCGGGTGTACATGCGGACGAGCACGGGCTTCGTGTTTGAGGCCTCGAACCAGCCGCGGAAGCTGACCCTGACGGTGTCGGCCGCCGGAGTGGGGCAACTGACGATCAGCCCGCAGGTCGCGGCTCAGACGTCGGCCGGCGTAGCGATCAGCTACACGCTGTCGCGCCCGGCCAGCGTGGAGGCGAACATCACGAACATCGCGGGGCGCCAGATCCGGCAGATCACGACTGCGGCAGCGCAGACCGCCGGGGTCAACACGCTGCTGTGGGATGGCCGGGACAAGCGGGGCCTGCGCGTGCCGTCCGGGCGGTATCTGGTGACGGTGACCGCCCGCACCGAGAGCGGGCAGGAGTGCCGGGCAGTCTTGCCCTTGAGCATACAGAGCCGGTAG
- the coaE gene encoding dephospho-CoA kinase (Dephospho-CoA kinase (CoaE) performs the final step in coenzyme A biosynthesis.): MLVIGIVGPIGAGKTEVLRLLEEHGARTMAADALSREVLATGQPALEQVREAFGEEFFDAAGNLQRRKLGDLVFRDEAARRRLDGIVHPLMTAALRRRLEQWRDEGVRVAVVESAVLEEMGARPLVDRVLLVTAPETARLQRLMARDGMGEEGGRKRLAAHRRLGLDSPTADYVIENGGDRDELRAQVEHLWNQLV; encoded by the coding sequence ATGCTTGTGATCGGCATTGTGGGGCCCATCGGGGCAGGGAAGACCGAGGTCTTGCGCCTCCTGGAGGAGCACGGGGCGCGGACCATGGCTGCTGACGCACTGTCGCGGGAAGTGCTGGCCACCGGCCAGCCGGCCCTGGAGCAGGTGCGGGAGGCCTTCGGCGAGGAGTTCTTTGATGCCGCGGGGAACCTGCAACGACGGAAGCTGGGCGACCTGGTATTCCGTGATGAGGCGGCCCGGCGTCGGCTGGATGGCATTGTTCACCCCCTGATGACCGCGGCGCTGCGGCGCCGCCTGGAGCAGTGGCGGGACGAGGGTGTGCGGGTGGCGGTGGTGGAGTCGGCAGTGCTGGAGGAGATGGGGGCCCGGCCGCTCGTGGACCGGGTCCTGCTCGTGACAGCTCCCGAGACGGCGCGGCTGCAGCGGCTGATGGCCCGGGACGGCATGGGTGAGGAGGGGGGCCGCAAGCGGCTGGCGGCGCACCGCCGCCTGGGCCTGGACAGCCCGACGGCGGACTATGTGATTGAGAACGGCGGGGACCGCGACGAATTGCGGGCGCAGGTGGAACATCTGTGGAACCAGCTTGTTTGA
- the rpsA gene encoding 30S ribosomal protein S1: protein MFADDNEDRSENEQPDDENKQEEAGDLEPEEEIGVENWAELAEAGPAEVKPGDIVTGLVAGLNNEGVSVDIGAKLEGLIPRGEFASEADLPQVDDKIDVCIVRIDDEAGIIKVSKRRADFARTWNRLAEAAESGELVDAMVTDRVKGGLRVDVGVPGFIPASQVGTRDVRNLERYVGRSLRLKVLEADRRSKKVILSHRQVVEEEREQRRGETLAKLEEGAVVEGKVRNLTKYGAFVDLGGVDGLLHVSEMSWTRIKDPSEVLKVGDTITVTVLEINPETEKISLSRRQILPDPWKEAARKLRPGQMVKARITRVVRTGAFAQLDEAGIEGFIPISEMSSRRINDPNDVVSVGQAVDLRINDIRVEARRMTLSLSAAEQEKERQEYRDYMKSQKQAPVTLGDRFGDLLQGLDIPSDAPEAEAGTPASEETSSDEQ from the coding sequence ATGTTTGCCGACGACAACGAGGACCGCAGCGAGAACGAGCAGCCGGACGACGAGAACAAGCAAGAGGAAGCTGGCGACCTGGAGCCGGAAGAGGAAATCGGGGTCGAGAACTGGGCGGAGCTGGCCGAGGCCGGCCCGGCCGAAGTCAAGCCCGGCGACATCGTCACGGGCCTGGTAGCCGGTCTGAACAACGAGGGCGTGAGCGTGGACATCGGCGCCAAGCTCGAGGGGCTCATTCCCCGGGGCGAGTTCGCCTCCGAGGCGGACCTGCCCCAGGTGGACGACAAGATTGACGTGTGTATCGTCCGCATTGATGACGAAGCTGGCATCATTAAGGTATCTAAGCGTCGCGCGGACTTCGCGCGCACGTGGAATCGCCTGGCAGAGGCCGCCGAGAGCGGCGAACTGGTAGACGCCATGGTCACCGACCGGGTCAAGGGCGGCCTGCGGGTGGATGTGGGCGTCCCGGGCTTCATCCCGGCTTCGCAGGTGGGCACGCGCGACGTGCGCAACCTGGAGCGCTATGTGGGGCGGTCCCTGCGCCTGAAGGTGCTGGAGGCCGACCGGCGCAGCAAGAAGGTCATCCTCTCCCACCGCCAGGTGGTTGAGGAAGAGCGCGAGCAGCGCCGCGGAGAGACTCTGGCCAAGCTGGAGGAGGGAGCCGTCGTCGAGGGTAAGGTCCGCAATCTCACCAAGTACGGCGCTTTCGTGGATCTGGGCGGTGTGGACGGCCTGCTGCACGTGTCGGAGATGTCCTGGACGCGCATCAAGGACCCCTCCGAGGTCCTCAAGGTCGGCGACACGATCACCGTCACGGTGCTGGAGATCAACCCCGAGACAGAGAAGATCTCCCTGTCACGGCGGCAGATCCTGCCCGATCCCTGGAAAGAGGCGGCACGGAAGCTGCGGCCCGGCCAGATGGTCAAGGCACGGATCACGCGGGTGGTGCGCACCGGCGCCTTCGCCCAGCTTGATGAGGCCGGCATCGAGGGGTTCATTCCCATCTCCGAGATGAGCAGCCGCCGCATCAACGACCCCAACGACGTCGTGTCGGTCGGGCAGGCCGTGGACCTGCGCATCAACGACATCCGCGTCGAGGCCCGGCGCATGACGCTGTCCCTGTCGGCCGCCGAGCAGGAGAAGGAGCGCCAGGAGTACCGGGACTACATGAAGAGCCAGAAGCAGGCGCCGGTCACGCTGGGCGACCGCTTCGGCGACCTGCTGCAGGGCCTGGATATCCCCTCCGATGCACCTGAGGCCGAGGCGGGTACGCCCGCGAGCGAGGAGACCTCGTCGGACGAGCAGTAA